From Echeneis naucrates chromosome 7, fEcheNa1.1, whole genome shotgun sequence, one genomic window encodes:
- the epha2b gene encoding ephrin type-A receptor 2 isoform X1, translating to MDFSGGVRPLLFSYVLINGILITLQTKEEVLLDMKATGGELGWLTWPLDQGEKPGWEVVQRTLNGSQLYTYSICNVGEREQDNWLRTTFIQRRPSASRVFVELQFIVRDCNSFDGASLTCKETFNLYTSESDADVGTTFRKGQFKKVATIAPDEITSKKDLRINEVTRVVENLSRKGFYLAFQDIGACVALLSVRVYYKTCLATVKSLASFPETVAGGENQALREVTGVCVDNAVSEELPRIHCTVDGKWVVPVGQCQCKPGYEEVEDACKECQPGFFKAAASGDKCMPCPANTQRQDSGALFCPCMDGFYRAPTDDPTRPCSGLPSAPRDLVATTTQLSAGKVLLSWSPPEDTGGRDDITYSVDCQRCEGNICQPCGEKIRYDPSNSGLTDTKVSVSELDAHLNYTFSVEAHSGVSVFASQATPQANRPPSTSFLTTSLHYTDPPKITAMRLVERTPTSVSLSWDISPQPWAPNRPILYQVVYRKKNNDQGVTTYNVVKVERNSAQINDLLPGTVYLFRVQALGNDGSTGGASMEEHYETSSEGHLTQNNTAVVLGAAVGGAALLFAVIVFLFLHRRKRNSHTRQGPEDTYFSSPEQLKPLKTYVDPHTYEDPNVAVLKFATEIHPSHITKQKVIGAGEFGEVYRGILRVPGRKEVAVAIKTLKPGYTEKQRQDFLSEASIMGQFSHQNIIRLEGVVTKCKDFFKHAMIVTEYMENGALDRYLRDHDGELSSFQLVGMLRGIAAGMKYLSDMSYVHRDLAARNILVNNTLECKVSDFGLSRVLEDDPEGTYTTSGGKIPIRWTAPEAIAYRKFTSASDVWSFGIVMWEVMAFGERPYWDMSNHEVMKAINEAFRLPAPMDCPSAVYQLMLQCWLQDRSKRPRFGDIVSLLDKLLRSPDSLKTIADFDPRVSIRLPSTSGSDGSPFRSVSEWLESIKMSQYSENFTCAGIVTMEQVLQMKNEDIKNIGVRLPGHLKRIAYSILGLKDQTSTLSVFAV from the exons ATGGATTTCTCTGGTGGAGTCAGacctttattattttcatatgtaCTCATTAATGGTATACTAATTACGCTGCAGACCAAAGAAG AGGTTCTTTTGGATATGAAGGCAACGGGAGGTGAACTGGGCTGGCTGACATGGCCTTTGGATCAGGGAGAAAAGCCCGGG TGGGAGGTTGTCCAGAGGACTCTGAATGGCTCACAGTTGTACACCTACTCCATCTGCAATGTTGGTGAACGTGAGCAGGACAACTGGCTGCGCACCACCTTCATCCAGCGACGTCCATCGGCCTCACGGGTTTTTGTGGAACTCCAGTTCATCGTGCGTGACTGCAACTCTTTCGATGGCGCCTCGCTGACCTGCAAAGAAACTTTCAACCTCTACACGTCTGAGTCGGATGCAGATGTGGGGACTACCTTCCGCAAGGGCCAGTTTAAGAAGGTGGCCACGATAGCGCCTGATGAGATCACCAGCAAAAAGGACCTGCGCATCAATGAAGTGACACGTGTGGTGGAAAACCTGTCTCGAAAAGGCTTCTACTTGGCTTTTCAAGACATTGGAGCATGCGTTGCACTTCTCTCTGTCAGGGTCTACTACAAAACTTGTCTTGCAACAGTGAAGAGCCTTGCATCGTTTCCTGAGACTGTGGCCGGAGGTGAAAACCAGGCTCTTAGGGAAGTGACTGGGGTATGCGTGGATAACGCTGTCAGTGAGGAGTTGCCTCGCATCCACTGCACTGTGGATGGTAAGTGGGTGGTGCCAGTTGGGCAGTGTCAGTGCAAGCCAGGCTACGAAGAAGTGGAAGATGCGTGCAAAG aatgTCAGCCTGGCTTCTTCAAAGCTGCAGCATCTGGTGACAAGTGCATGCCGTGCCCTGCCAATACCCAGAGGCAGGACTCTGGGGCTTTGTTTTGTCCCTGCATGGATGGCTTCTACCGGGCCCCCACAGATGATCCTACTAGACCCTGTTCAG GCCTCCCTTCTGCTCCGCGAGACCTCGTGGCCACAACCACTCAGCTTTCAGCAGGAAAAGTGCTCCTGTCTTGGAGCCCACCCGAGGACACTGGAGGCCGAGATGACATCACCTATAGTGTTGACTGCCAGCGCTGTGAGGGCAACATATGCCAACCCTGCGGAGAGAAAATCCGCTATGACCCGTCTAACTCGGGCCTGACTGACACCAAAGTTTCCGTGAGTGAGCTGGACGCTCACCTCAACTACACCTTCAGCGTGGAGGCCCACAGTGGTGTGTCGGTGTTTGCAAGCCAGGCAACACCGCAGGCTAACAGACCACCTTCCACCAGTTTTCTGACTACGTCTCTGCACTACACAG ATCCCCCCAAGATTACTGCTATGCGACTGGTTGAGAGGACGCCCACCAGTGTGTCACTTTCTTGGGACATCTCCCCCCAGCCATGGGCCCCAAACAGGCCCATTCTCTATCAGGTTGTCTATCGTAAGAAG AATAACGATCAGGGCGTCACTACCTACAATGTGGTCAAAGTGGAGAGGAATTCTGCCCAGATCAATGATCTGCTTCCAGGCACAGTGTACCTGTTTAGAGTGCAGGCCCTTGGAAACGATGGCAGCACCGGCGGCGCTAGCATGGAGGAACATTATGAGACCTCCTCTGAAG GGCACCTTActcaaaacaacacagcagtcGTTCTTGGTGCTGCAGTTGGAGGAGCAGCCTTGTTGTTTGCAGTGATCGTGTTCCTGTTCCTGCACAGGCG gaAAAGAAATTCTCACACTAGGCAAGGACCAGAGGATACCTACTTCTCCAGCCCAG agcaATTGAAGCCACTGAAGACTTACGTGGATCCACATACATATGAGGACCCCAACGTCGCTGTATTGAAGTTTGCCACTGAAATCCACCCCAGCCACATAACCAAACAGAAAGTCATTGGAGCTG GGGAGTTTGGTGAGGTGTACAGAGGTATTCTGAGGGTGCCGGGCAGGAAAGAGGTGGCAGTGGCCATCAAGACACTGAAACCCGGctacacagagaaacagaggcaAGACTTTCTGAGCGAAGCCTCCATCATGGGCCAGTTCTCTCATCAGAACATCATACGGCTGGAGGGGGTGGTCACCAAATGTAAGGATTTCT ttaaacatgctaTGATCGTGACTGAGTACATGGAGAATGGAGCACTGGACAGGTACCTGAGG GATCATGACGGTGAGCTTTCCTCCTTCCAACTGGTGGGGATGCTACGTGGCATAGCTGCCGGCATGAAATACCTCTCCGATATGAGCTACGTCCACCGTGACCTGGCTGCTCGCAACATCCTTGTCAATAACACCCTGGAGTGTAAAGTCTCAGACTTCGGCCTTTCACGGGTGCTAGAGGACGATCCTGAGGGGACATACACTACAAGT GGAGGTAAAATCCCCATTCGTTGGACGGCTCCAGAGGCAATAGCGTACAGGAAGTTCACCTCAGCTAGCGATGTGTGGAGTTTTGGCATCGTCATGTGGGAGGTCATGGCTTTTGGTGAAAGACCTTACTGGGACATGAGTAACCACGAA GTAATGAAGGCTATCAATGAGGCCTTCAGGCTACCAGCACCAATGGACTGCCCATCAGCTGTTTACCAGCTAATGCTGCAGTGCTGGCTTCAGGATCGCTCCAAGAGGCCACGGTTTGGAGACATTGTCAGTCTGCTGGATAAACTTCTGCGGAGCCCAGACTCCCTGAAGACGATCGCAGACTTTGACCCACG TGTATCTATCCGCCTGCCCAGCACCAGCGGCTCAGACGGTTCCCCCTTCAGGTCGGTGTCCGAGTGGCTCGAGTCCATCAAAATGAGCCAGTACAGTGAGAACTTCACATGTGCTGGAATCGTCACTATGGAACAGGTCTTGCAGATGAAGAATGA gGATATTAAGAACATTGGGGTGAGGCTCCCTGGTCATTTGAAAAGAATTGCCTACAGCATCTTGGGTTTAAAGGACCAGACCAGCactctgagtgtgtttgctgtgtga
- the epha2b gene encoding ephrin type-A receptor 2 isoform X2 codes for MDFSGGVRPLLFSYVLINGILITLQTKEEVLLDMKATGGELGWLTWPLDQGEKPGWEVVQRTLNGSQLYTYSICNVGEREQDNWLRTTFIQRRPSASRVFVELQFIVRDCNSFDGASLTCKETFNLYTSESDADVGTTFRKGQFKKVATIAPDEITSKKDLRINEVTRVVENLSRKGFYLAFQDIGACVALLSVRVYYKTCLATVKSLASFPETVAGGENQALREVTGVCVDNAVSEELPRIHCTVDGKWVVPVGQCQCKPGYEEVEDACKECQPGFFKAAASGDKCMPCPANTQRQDSGALFCPCMDGFYRAPTDDPTRPCSGLPSAPRDLVATTTQLSAGKVLLSWSPPEDTGGRDDITYSVDCQRCEGNICQPCGEKIRYDPSNSGLTDTKVSVSELDAHLNYTFSVEAHSGVSVFASQATPQANRPPSTSFLTTSLHYTDPPKITAMRLVERTPTSVSLSWDISPQPWAPNRPILYQVVYRKKNNDQGVTTYNVVKVERNSAQINDLLPGTVYLFRVQALGNDGSTGGASMEEHYETSSEGHLTQNNTAVVLGAAVGGAALLFAVIVFLFLHRRKRNSHTRQGPEDTYFSSPEQLKPLKTYVDPHTYEDPNVAVLKFATEIHPSHITKQKVIGAGEFGEVYRGILRVPGRKEVAVAIKTLKPGYTEKQRQDFLSEASIMGQFSHQNIIRLEGVVTKFKHAMIVTEYMENGALDRYLRDHDGELSSFQLVGMLRGIAAGMKYLSDMSYVHRDLAARNILVNNTLECKVSDFGLSRVLEDDPEGTYTTSGGKIPIRWTAPEAIAYRKFTSASDVWSFGIVMWEVMAFGERPYWDMSNHEVMKAINEAFRLPAPMDCPSAVYQLMLQCWLQDRSKRPRFGDIVSLLDKLLRSPDSLKTIADFDPRVSIRLPSTSGSDGSPFRSVSEWLESIKMSQYSENFTCAGIVTMEQVLQMKNEDIKNIGVRLPGHLKRIAYSILGLKDQTSTLSVFAV; via the exons ATGGATTTCTCTGGTGGAGTCAGacctttattattttcatatgtaCTCATTAATGGTATACTAATTACGCTGCAGACCAAAGAAG AGGTTCTTTTGGATATGAAGGCAACGGGAGGTGAACTGGGCTGGCTGACATGGCCTTTGGATCAGGGAGAAAAGCCCGGG TGGGAGGTTGTCCAGAGGACTCTGAATGGCTCACAGTTGTACACCTACTCCATCTGCAATGTTGGTGAACGTGAGCAGGACAACTGGCTGCGCACCACCTTCATCCAGCGACGTCCATCGGCCTCACGGGTTTTTGTGGAACTCCAGTTCATCGTGCGTGACTGCAACTCTTTCGATGGCGCCTCGCTGACCTGCAAAGAAACTTTCAACCTCTACACGTCTGAGTCGGATGCAGATGTGGGGACTACCTTCCGCAAGGGCCAGTTTAAGAAGGTGGCCACGATAGCGCCTGATGAGATCACCAGCAAAAAGGACCTGCGCATCAATGAAGTGACACGTGTGGTGGAAAACCTGTCTCGAAAAGGCTTCTACTTGGCTTTTCAAGACATTGGAGCATGCGTTGCACTTCTCTCTGTCAGGGTCTACTACAAAACTTGTCTTGCAACAGTGAAGAGCCTTGCATCGTTTCCTGAGACTGTGGCCGGAGGTGAAAACCAGGCTCTTAGGGAAGTGACTGGGGTATGCGTGGATAACGCTGTCAGTGAGGAGTTGCCTCGCATCCACTGCACTGTGGATGGTAAGTGGGTGGTGCCAGTTGGGCAGTGTCAGTGCAAGCCAGGCTACGAAGAAGTGGAAGATGCGTGCAAAG aatgTCAGCCTGGCTTCTTCAAAGCTGCAGCATCTGGTGACAAGTGCATGCCGTGCCCTGCCAATACCCAGAGGCAGGACTCTGGGGCTTTGTTTTGTCCCTGCATGGATGGCTTCTACCGGGCCCCCACAGATGATCCTACTAGACCCTGTTCAG GCCTCCCTTCTGCTCCGCGAGACCTCGTGGCCACAACCACTCAGCTTTCAGCAGGAAAAGTGCTCCTGTCTTGGAGCCCACCCGAGGACACTGGAGGCCGAGATGACATCACCTATAGTGTTGACTGCCAGCGCTGTGAGGGCAACATATGCCAACCCTGCGGAGAGAAAATCCGCTATGACCCGTCTAACTCGGGCCTGACTGACACCAAAGTTTCCGTGAGTGAGCTGGACGCTCACCTCAACTACACCTTCAGCGTGGAGGCCCACAGTGGTGTGTCGGTGTTTGCAAGCCAGGCAACACCGCAGGCTAACAGACCACCTTCCACCAGTTTTCTGACTACGTCTCTGCACTACACAG ATCCCCCCAAGATTACTGCTATGCGACTGGTTGAGAGGACGCCCACCAGTGTGTCACTTTCTTGGGACATCTCCCCCCAGCCATGGGCCCCAAACAGGCCCATTCTCTATCAGGTTGTCTATCGTAAGAAG AATAACGATCAGGGCGTCACTACCTACAATGTGGTCAAAGTGGAGAGGAATTCTGCCCAGATCAATGATCTGCTTCCAGGCACAGTGTACCTGTTTAGAGTGCAGGCCCTTGGAAACGATGGCAGCACCGGCGGCGCTAGCATGGAGGAACATTATGAGACCTCCTCTGAAG GGCACCTTActcaaaacaacacagcagtcGTTCTTGGTGCTGCAGTTGGAGGAGCAGCCTTGTTGTTTGCAGTGATCGTGTTCCTGTTCCTGCACAGGCG gaAAAGAAATTCTCACACTAGGCAAGGACCAGAGGATACCTACTTCTCCAGCCCAG agcaATTGAAGCCACTGAAGACTTACGTGGATCCACATACATATGAGGACCCCAACGTCGCTGTATTGAAGTTTGCCACTGAAATCCACCCCAGCCACATAACCAAACAGAAAGTCATTGGAGCTG GGGAGTTTGGTGAGGTGTACAGAGGTATTCTGAGGGTGCCGGGCAGGAAAGAGGTGGCAGTGGCCATCAAGACACTGAAACCCGGctacacagagaaacagaggcaAGACTTTCTGAGCGAAGCCTCCATCATGGGCCAGTTCTCTCATCAGAACATCATACGGCTGGAGGGGGTGGTCACCAAAT ttaaacatgctaTGATCGTGACTGAGTACATGGAGAATGGAGCACTGGACAGGTACCTGAGG GATCATGACGGTGAGCTTTCCTCCTTCCAACTGGTGGGGATGCTACGTGGCATAGCTGCCGGCATGAAATACCTCTCCGATATGAGCTACGTCCACCGTGACCTGGCTGCTCGCAACATCCTTGTCAATAACACCCTGGAGTGTAAAGTCTCAGACTTCGGCCTTTCACGGGTGCTAGAGGACGATCCTGAGGGGACATACACTACAAGT GGAGGTAAAATCCCCATTCGTTGGACGGCTCCAGAGGCAATAGCGTACAGGAAGTTCACCTCAGCTAGCGATGTGTGGAGTTTTGGCATCGTCATGTGGGAGGTCATGGCTTTTGGTGAAAGACCTTACTGGGACATGAGTAACCACGAA GTAATGAAGGCTATCAATGAGGCCTTCAGGCTACCAGCACCAATGGACTGCCCATCAGCTGTTTACCAGCTAATGCTGCAGTGCTGGCTTCAGGATCGCTCCAAGAGGCCACGGTTTGGAGACATTGTCAGTCTGCTGGATAAACTTCTGCGGAGCCCAGACTCCCTGAAGACGATCGCAGACTTTGACCCACG TGTATCTATCCGCCTGCCCAGCACCAGCGGCTCAGACGGTTCCCCCTTCAGGTCGGTGTCCGAGTGGCTCGAGTCCATCAAAATGAGCCAGTACAGTGAGAACTTCACATGTGCTGGAATCGTCACTATGGAACAGGTCTTGCAGATGAAGAATGA gGATATTAAGAACATTGGGGTGAGGCTCCCTGGTCATTTGAAAAGAATTGCCTACAGCATCTTGGGTTTAAAGGACCAGACCAGCactctgagtgtgtttgctgtgtga